GTGCGCAGCTGCTTGACAAGACGTTGCCTGAAACTCAGCGACTCGATAAGGGGCTGACGGATCGTGACGCGAGACAACGGAAAAAAAAGAGGATTCGCAGCAATCGAGGGCATGGTGACCGATCTGGAGGCGACAAGCCGGTCGTCTCGCGCCCTCTACATCGGACAGCCGATCGCAACCTGGAGATACGCCTTCAACGGCAAGGGCTGGCTGATCATCAGCCTCTGCGTCGGCCTCCTTTTTGTACCGCTAGGCGACCGTGACGCTACGTCGTCGAAGTCAGGCCTCGCATCGAGCGCGCCTGCCTCGCCTGCGCCGACCGTGCCCATACAGGCGACTGCGATCCCGCCTGCGCCGACACCGCTGCCTCCGCTCGAACCGGTCGTTGGAGGCAACACGCCTCCCGAAACCAAAGTTTCGAGAACCTTGTTGGTAGAGCGTGTTCCTCCGATCGGCAAAGGGCTCGTACTGGACCCAGCACAGATACGCTACTGCCTGTCGGAGGGCATACGGATTGCCGCTTGGCATGAACGAGCGAACCGATATTCGCAAAGAGCCGTCGACACGTTTAACGCTGTGGTCAATGACTACAACGCTCGTTGCGGCAATTTCAGCTATCGCAGCGGCACGCTCGAAAGCGTTCGTGCAGAGGTTGAGAAAAATCGGGACATGCTGGTCCAGCTGGGTTTTGAAAGCGCAGAGCGAAATCGTTGAGGCAAGAAGCAGACGGTTGAGCGTGGCTGTGAATTGGAGTTGCTCTCCTTCAAGCTACTTCACGGAACCGCTTATGAAAGCAACCCTTCCGGGATTTTCTCTACCGAACGTCACGATTGCGAAATTCGCGTCTTCACGACGTCGTGTTTCGCCAATTTTCACCCCGGAATCATTGATATGAGGTCTGTTGTGCGGTTATCGCCTCGAGTTTCGCAGCCTCAAGACGCAACTTTCCCGTGCGGTGCGCACAGCGTTCGTTGCGACAGCACCAGACTGGCCATCGCCATCGCCATCGCCATCGCCATCGCGATCGCAGTCAGCAACTGCAATTGCGCCGTGTTCTTTGCCGAAACCTTTTAGCGGCACTTGCGGTGGCGGAACAGATTCTTCACCACGTGAAACACGTGTTCGACCTTCGCGCGGATGCTCGCCTTGGTGTGCTCCACTTGCTCGAGCGGCTTGCGCACCGGGTCAGCCTCATTGCGCTTCTTGTAGGTCGAGCGCCTGCGCGCGATCACGAATTCGGCGGTGCTGTCTCTGTCTCTTTGAGCGCTTCGCGTTTCTTCGCGCGCTGGTAACCCGCGTCGGCATGCACATGCTTATCTTCTCCGTGTAGCAGTTTTTGCGTCTGGCTCACGTCCGATTCGTTCGCGGCTGTGGTGACCATTGAATGAGCGAAGCCTGTCTGCGCATCGACGTCGATACGCGCCACCTGTGCGGCTTCGCTACGCTCGTGACCGCATCCCGCTGCGCGGGACCGCCCTGCGGGCGTCCTTCGCCTTCGGCTTGTCATGCCGAAGTACCACTGGTTGCCCTTCTTCGTCTGATACATGTCCGCGTTGAACTCGTGTTCGGTGTTCTTCGTCGACGGCGAAGCAACGATCAAGGTGGCATCCACAATCGTGCCCTCGCGCAGGATCAGACCCTGCTGACCCAGGTGCTCGCGGATCAACGCAAAGATGCTCGCGGGCAGGCCAACGCTTTCGAGCAACCGGCGAAACTTCAGCAACGTGGTCTCGTCCGGTGGCTGTCTTTCGATCAGATCGATGCCCACGACACGGCGTACCGCGATGCTGTCGACAATCGCGTCCCCAGCGCCTTCAACCGACAGGCCTAGACAGTTCTGGCATAAGAACACCCGCAGCATCGTTTCCAGCCCGACCGGTAGGCGACCCCGATCGCCGCGGTAGTAGTGCTGTTCGATCAACCCGACAAGAGCGGACCACGGCACGGTCGATCCAGGTCAATCAGACATTTCTCCCGACGCGTCGGCATCTGAAGAGCCGAGTACTCCATGTCGGCGAAGCTGGTTTGCTTTTTCATCGAGGTAGTTGCAAGACTCGGGATCACATGGGCACTCAAAAGAGGCGAAATTAAATCCGGGTTTCTCTAAGTAGTTTCTTGCGCCAGACCGTTTCAGACGAGCTTACTGGCTCTCCTGGATAATCCGCGCGAACTGTCTCTTCAAACTGGAGACGTACGAGCAGCCGTTTGGATCGTGAGTTTTCTGCGCTGGTTACTGCATACACGGTACATACCGAATATTCTGTTCGGAGCAGATCAAACATTTCAAGGCACGCCAGATACGCCACGTTGTGGCCCCAGAATTCGCTGTTGAACATGTAAGCAATATCTGCCCAAAGATCTCGGGTGACAGTGGCTTGAACATAGCCAACTAGCTGTCCGCAGCGATGGCGTACCACCCAGTTTAGCCACAGCTCGGTCCCGTCGGGTGATTTGCCTATCTCAAGAAACTGAAGTCGCTTAACAAACCACTCGAGTGATTCGGGAGGCGTATCGACGACGTACCTGTACATCGCTGCGTCCTGCAAGACGGCGAATAGTTCCGCAGCATGGTGTACGCCCTGCCGCTCAAGGTACGTGAGCGGCTCGTCAGAGGGGGTTACTTGCATCAATCCTAGACCTTTACACGCATCGTAACGGAGCAGCGTCGCGGTCTGAAGTACGCCACTGCGCACCGTAAAAATTCAGGTGGCAAAGCGCATCCGCATACGCTAACATTCTTTTGAAGTACTATATACGCATAGCTTTTGATTTGTCGCCTTATCATTCTTGAGTGATAAGTTGTATCTTCATTTTATGGAGGACTAACCTTGGCAACCGCACCCAAAGACCTCTCTGCTCTCGAGGCAGCGACGCCCACGCTGATCAAAAAGCTTGCGAAGATGACGAAGACGCTCACTCCTGAGGAGATGCAGGTGCTAAGCGAGATCGTAGAATCGGCAGCGATTTACACTAAGCTCGTACAAGCCCATGAGGAGGGCGACGGGGACATTGTGTTCATGAAGCCGAAGTCCGTTCACTCAACGATCAAAATGAAAAAGGCGTACGCTAATCTTTCCAAGAAGCTTGGACTTGAAAAGAAGTAGCCTGCGGTCGGCTACTCAAAATGAACATAGCAGCCTGGACTTCGGCTGTTGAAGGCTGCGTCTTCAATACGAGGGCTACATGAGTGTCGAATCGACTTTGGCGAGTCATTTCACTAAGTTGAGAGCAGACCTTTCGCCCGAAGAATTTGAGAATTACAAGCTGCTTCTTTGTATGGCCGCTGGAGGTCTTGCGCCGAGAGGTGCGCGTCCGCGCAGCGAGACATGTACCGCGGCATTCAAGACTGTTCTTCGGTGCCTAAACGAAATGCGCCTTAACGGGTCCGCATGGCGCGGGAGACCGCAGGCGATCACGGACCACACGCTCGCGGCGTTACAGGGGGAGAG
The sequence above is a segment of the Methyloversatilis sp. RAC08 genome. Coding sequences within it:
- a CDS encoding GNAT family N-acetyltransferase is translated as MQVTPSDEPLTYLERQGVHHAAELFAVLQDAAMYRYVVDTPPESLEWFVKRLQFLEIGKSPDGTELWLNWVVRHRCGQLVGYVQATVTRDLWADIAYMFNSEFWGHNVAYLACLEMFDLLRTEYSVCTVYAVTSAENSRSKRLLVRLQFEETVRADYPGEPVSSSETVWRKKLLRETRI